The Acinetobacter lwoffii genomic sequence ATCTTAAAATCCTGCGGCTGATAATCTACAAGTTGATGCTGATCGTGCATCAGCGGCCACAATGCATTGTTGGCAAAACCACAATAAAAGCCTTGATATTGGGATTCAGTCAATGGACTCGTGTGATATTCAACATTTTGATGCTTCAGGATTTGAAACTTCTGCTCTTTCGTCTGGTCAACTCGGGATCCATTCCAGCCAACCCAGATACCGCCTATATCCTGCAAAGCATCCTGCAATGCCACCGCTAATCCACCTGCCTGTGTATTGTCTGACTTAGGTAGATTTACACGATTTGATAACACTATGAGTTTCGACATGTAATTTCTCCAATAATAATTGTTGTTGTGCTTTCAGTATTTCTAAAAATTCTGCTAGAAAAGCCTGTACTTGAGTCACGTTTTCGAGGCGATGTTGTGCCACGGTGTTGCCTGTACCGACTTTGATAGAGCAGCCTTTGAATGTGTTGATGACTTGAAAACCGGCTTCGTCGGTCAGGTCATCTCCGATAAAAATGGGGTAATGATCACTTAAGTGATATTGCTGAATGATTTGCTGGATGGCTGAACCTTTATTTGCCCCTTTGGGCACCAGTTCGAATACAAACTTTCCAGCCTTAAGTTCAAAATCCTGAAAATGAGTAAGACAATTCAAGGCAAATGCATGCACTTGATGCTCTAAATAGGGATGTTCACGAAAATGCAGGGCGACTGAATAGTCTTTAATTTCTATTCGAGTCTGAGGAATATTATTACTATGTTCTGTAATATAATTTTTTAATAATTCAAACTGTTCAGGATTTAAATCAATTAACTTGCTTAAACGCGATTGATAGCTTAATTCCAGACCGTGAGAACCGGCAATATTCCAGTCAAATGGATAAATAATTTTTTGGGCTTGTGCAATTGAGCGACCGGTCACTAATATTAGCTGAATATATTGTTGTAACTCTTTTAAGGTATTTAAGGTTCCGCTCTTAATTATACTTTTTGCTGGATCTGGGTGGAATTCAGAAATGGTTCCATCAATATCAAGAAATAAAACAAGTTTGTGAGAATAAATAATAGGTTTGAGCTGATTTAAAATCACTTGAGGTAATATATAAGAAGATGTAGCAAGTGAATCTTCTAGGTCTTGATCTTCTTTGAGAATCGACATAAATACTACCTAAACCTCTGAAATTAAATTGATTTAAAAGTTAAAACTACCTGAATGTTCATTGATCTGAGTAAATTTATAACATATTTCATTTAACAGACTGGCTTTAAGTGCAGAAACGAAACACTTTTAACAAGTACAGTTACTTTGTAAGATTTAGAAATATTTTGGTAGAAATCCAGTATTGTTAATAAATTTTAAAAATAAATTATAAGGATTTTATATTTTAAAGTTTTCTTGGATTGATTGTTTTTCAGGGTTTTAGATAATAAGATTTATTATTTAATCGTTATTTTTGAATGTGTATTTTGTAATTAATTTTTCAGAATATAGTATTTATTATTAATTTGTATTTTATTTTTTAAATATATGGGGAGATGTAATTTTGAGATATTTTTAAATATAATAATTTAAATAAATTTATAAATTGGGCATATATAATTAAAATTTTTAGCTTAAGTTTATGAAAGTTAATAATTTTTAAGATTGGCTAAGCTGTCTTAAAAGGAAAAAATACTAGAATTGTCTAGAGGGAAATTTCGTATTATTAAATTTTCCCGGGACTAATTGGAGAGCTATACAATTTAAACAGCCTCTTAATTTAGCATCTCAGATTATTTTTTAATTCTTATTGGTAAATTTTATCAGAGGATAAAAAATCGAAGAAAGACGAACTCCAGTTCTATTACTGAACTCTGAAAATAACTTGAATATTCTTTTTTTGAATCGAAGCGTAGGTATTAGATGAAGTTGAACTAAACAGAGAGAAGAGATGTAAGGGTGGTATTGCAAAGACAGAGCAGATACAAAAGACGGAAAAACAGATCATCAGTGATCTTACATAGGTTACAAAACTAAGTGATGTTTCAATTAAAAGAAATTTTTCTACCCAAATGGATGAGCCAATTTAAAATCAGAAAGTGAGGATAGAAGAGGAAAGAAATAGTTTTTTGAAAAAATAATAAAAGAGCAATCAAAGTGGAGAGAAGCTAAGGGTCGTATCATATAAGTTAAGAAACCAAACTCAGATACAACCCATCTATTTGCATAAGAGAAAAATACTCAGATTTCTCGCCACACTTCATTTTTGTCTTTTAAAGGAATGGTAAAGTTAAAGTCATCATCATTACTGACCAGAAGACTGGTTGGAGTCTGCATGACCACTTTCAGAACAGTACCGGCTTCAAAAATAATAGGGTCGCAGTTTTCTTTTTGTAGAGTCACCGGTTTAAGTAATTCAATTACTGAACTTTCCATAGTTTTTTCCAAAATAAGATTACTTTTCGATAATTAAATCATAGCATGATTTTTAAAAATTTAACTGTTTCTTCAAAAACTGAGAACTTGATCAATGACTTATTCAAATAGGGAGAAGTGCTCTATTTAGATAAAAGATACCTAGAAGACATGCAGTATGCCTGATTTTCACCCTATTCTCGCAGTGCTCGGAAGCATAAAGCTCTTTTACATAAACCCGACAGATAACAGGCATAAAAAAGTCTATCAAAATAACGAAAGATCAAAAACATGATGATTTTTCTGTTTTTTGGTATCGCTCTACTGAA encodes the following:
- the otsB gene encoding trehalose-phosphatase; this translates as MSILKEDQDLEDSLATSSYILPQVILNQLKPIIYSHKLVLFLDIDGTISEFHPDPAKSIIKSGTLNTLKELQQYIQLILVTGRSIAQAQKIIYPFDWNIAGSHGLELSYQSRLSKLIDLNPEQFELLKNYITEHSNNIPQTRIEIKDYSVALHFREHPYLEHQVHAFALNCLTHFQDFELKAGKFVFELVPKGANKGSAIQQIIQQYHLSDHYPIFIGDDLTDEAGFQVINTFKGCSIKVGTGNTVAQHRLENVTQVQAFLAEFLEILKAQQQLLLEKLHVETHSVIKSCKST